TGAACAGAACAGGATGGAGCAAGAAATGATAACCATACCTGGGCCCGTATTCAGAAGCGTCTCCAAATATGAGTTCTGATCTAGGGACAGTTTagtcttttagatcataatgagtaAAATGACACGGGTAGAGGGACCTGATACTAGATCAGTAGTCCTTCTCTGAGACTCGATGAATACAACTCCTGGTGTATTTGATAGTGGTTTCCCAGATGTCCAGGTGGTGAGGTGATGTATGGTGTTTCTTCCAGGTTCTGTAGGCGCACACTGTGACAGTAGAGGACGCTGCAGCTGTAGAGCGGGAACACAGGGGGAGAAATGTGACCGGTGTCAGAATGGAACACCTATTAGCTCAAATGGCTGTGCTGCTAATGGGTAAAACTTTTTATCCACACTGTGTATTCCCTTAACTAAACCTTAATGTTGAGCTTTGGATTAGACAGACGACTGACTATTAAATGTGTTCATGTATTTCTTGTGCAGTGGCCAGCTCACTGACAACTCAGTGACAGCTCAATCTCTACCTTGCTTTTGCTATGGACACTCGACTGAGTGCTCCACAGCCAAGGGATACTCCGTTCACACAGTCACCTCAAACTTCGACGATGGTAGGTTTACACCCATTCAGCTGATCAGAACATAAACAGCAGTAATATATACACCAGTTCATTTGGTTTAGTATCAGTAGGTTAAATGTCTGCCAATCTTCTGTTTTTCAGGGCCAGAAGGGTGGCGAGCTGCCACTGTTCACGGTGTGACCCCGTCTCAAGTCCACTTCCGCTGGTCCCCCACTCATCATGACATTGAGGTCATCTCCAAAGACATCCTGCCTGTTTACCTCCATGCACCTGGTGAGAgctgctctctctgctccctgctctTAATATTGATCCCTCACTGCCTTCCTTAGGAGaaactgcactacttttgaccatagggctctggtcaaaagtagtgcactaaattgaaaatagggtgccatttggacgcATCCTATGCTTTTtcccaacaaacaaaaaaacaaagggTGCAGGAATGAAAGTATGCAATATTATAGTGAGTACTGGATGTGTAACACCACACGCCTCACCATACAGTCACCATTCATCTATTAATAATCTGGTTTTCGGTCTTATTTTGTGATGACTTAGACTCTTACCTGGGTAACCAGAAGCTGAGCTACGGTCAGAACCTGTCCTTCTCCCTGAGGCTGGACCGAGGGAATCGCCATCCGTCCATGGCTGATGTGGTGCTGGAGGGATCTGGGCTGAGCGTGGCAGCTTCCCTGGGAGACCTGAGGACCATCGTTCCCAGTGGACAGAAGATTACTTACACATTCAGGTTGGAATCAGCCAGAGCACTGTGCTAGACAGATAAGCTTGATTTTAGCTTTAGGCAAAATGCAACGTTATAAACCTTTTTTAAACTATTGTTCCCTGAAGGAAGGAAACAAGATAAAACACACAGCTATGGGGTCTCGCGAGAGCGATAGCGTAATCCCGTAGCTGTGTAATCCCGTAGCTGTGTGTTCCCGTTGCTGTGTATCCTCGTAGCTATGGGTTGTACCAAGTGTACTGACAGTCTCAGGGCAGGTACAAACATAATTTGATCTGCGGGAGATAAGTATGCAGGTGTGGTGGATAGTGAGATGGATGCCAAAGACATAAAAATTGAGAAACATTCGAGACGATTTCACATCGTGGATGTGAAGGGGTCACTGTTTATCTCACACAGCTGAATGTAAACGCTTAATAACAGTTAGTAAGCCAGAGGGTCATCTGCTTGTCTGATTCAAATTCATTCAAATTAAGTGGAAAATGGCTAGTTGCCAAGCAGTTTATCTCTAAATGGTCAGATCCAATCCTGTCTAATACAACAAACTGTACCATACCATTACTGGGGTCAATTCGAGTTGAAGGCAGTAATTTCCGAAAGTGATTTCAAttgaacaaaaacaaaaaatgttttaaataaatTGATTATACTCCTCAGTTTATTGAGAAGTCATCGACCATACACCACATTATTGTGACCAATATAGTAGCCTAATGCAcactgttttttgttttgtttccatATTTATTCTAATATTCATTATATCTACATAAAAATTGCAGGAATAATTACACCGTAGCAAGGACAAGGCGGTGTAAAGTGTGACTGTGAAATACATAAGTATAATACTCATGTTTCCTCAGGCTTTAAACATGCTGTGTCTTACATTCTCAGACTGGATGAGCAACAGGGCAGTGAATGGAGGCCCCACCTTTCATCTTTCCAGTTTCAAACACTCCTCCACAATCTGACTGACATTAAAATCCGTGGGACATTTGGAGAAAATGGTAAGTACTTATTTTTGTATCCCTCAGACTATAAGATTGGTTACTGTGTACATCAACAGATCCTTGGTGTTACTTCTTCTCCTGCATATGTTGTAAATAAGTACTTTGGAACCGTTTTAAATCTAgtttattttagttttttttttttatgtgatcTTTATAAATAAGTAGTACACATTGTCATCACATTGCATTGTCTTCATCTTTTGTCAGTCACTCAATAAAAAGCAATGCCTTTACTGTCCTCTAGGGCGTGGTTACCTTGACGACGTGCGCATGGAGTCTGCCCGTCGAGGTGCCGGGTCCCCAGCTGCATGGGTACAGAAATGTAGCTGCCCAGTGGGATATGAGGGCCAGTTCTGTGAGAAGTGTGCTGCAGGGTATAAAAGAAGTTCGCCAAGCAAAGGTCCATACAGCTCCTGTGAGCCCTGCagctgtagaggaggaagctgTGACTCTGAAACAGGTCGGTGACATTTGAACTTTGTCCAAGTGTTACTGTATATTTGTCTTAATAGATTTAGTTCTTTTGTTGTTAATGGTGAGATTTTGGACATACCTCCTTTTGCAATATGCACTTCCCTGGATAAATTATAGTTATAGACATGTTCAAATCAATTATTGAAATATAATGTTCATTTGTTGTGAAAATGAATTTGAACATGCCCAAAAATTATATGTGATTTTGTGTTGTTGTTCCACAGGAGACTGTTACTCTGCAGATGAGACCCCTGGTCGCCAGATCTGCCCGCCAGGGTACTATAATGATCCTGCCCAGCCACAGTCTTGTCAGAAGTGTCCCTGTCCCAATGGAGGTGCCTGCTCTGTGAGCCCAGGTTCCCTGGAGGTCAAGTGTGACCTCTGTCCACCTGGCACCACTGGTGAGTCATAGtcacaaatggcatcctatttcctataTTGTCCacttgggtcctggtcaaaagtagtgcactatatagggaatagggtactatttgggacacaaccactGTCACAGACCATGTCTGTTAGATGGGATACACTATTAGGGCATTGATCTTTTAATGTCAGCTATTtgcatattttatatatatactgcatatacagtaccagtcaaaagtttggaaacacctactcattccaaaaTAGGcaaatctgggtcttcctttcctgtggtggtcctcatgagagccagtttcatcatagtgcttgatggtttttgcaactgcacttgaagagactttcaaagttcttgaaatgttcctcagactgaccttcatgtcttaaagtaatgatggactgtcatttctctttgcttatttgagttgttcttgccatgatatggacttggtattttaccaaatagggttatcttctttataccacccctaccttgtcacaacacaactgattggctcaaatgcattaagaaataaataaattctacaaatgaacttttaacaagccacacctgttaattgaaatgcattccaggtgactacctcatgaagctggttgagagaattcaaatggctattttgaagaaactcaaatatataatatattttgatatgtttaacacttttttggggtactacatgattccatgtgtgttatttcatagttttgatgttgtcactattattctacaatgtagaaaatagtaaaaataaagaaaagcccttgaatgagtgggtgtgtccaaacttttgactggcagtgtgtgtgtgtgtgcgcgtatatatttattatatatatttttttttcatatTGTACctacctcttcctccctcctcactcTCAACAGGCTCACATTGCCACACTTGCCAGGATGGTTTCTATGGCGATCCCTTGGGTGAAGATGGCATCCAGAGGCCTTGTCGGCGCTGCCAGTGCAATGGACACATGGACCCGAACACTGTCCGTAGTTGTGACCCACAGACAGGGCAGTGCCTGAAATGCCTAAAGCATACCACTGGCTTCTTCTGTGAGAGCTGTCTGGAGGGCTATCACCACAGCATGCCATCAGAGGCATGCAAACGTAAGGACAGCACCTTGTTCGCTCCCCATATCCAGCTCTTTCAAACTTAGACACATAGCTCCTCCTTTAGATTCCAACAGTTAAATATTGTCTACAATTTTATATACATTTTAACAATTGTTTTCATTTTGCGTTCTAGCTTGTGGCTGCAATTCTCAGGGCTCTCTGTACAACAAATGCAGTGACCAGGGCCAGTGTTCTTGCAGAGAAGGCTTTGAGGGTCTGAAGTGCCAGCGTTCCGCGTGTCCCTCCTGCTTCAACCTTGTCAAGACTGAGGTAAAACCCACTGGGATTATTTGATCAATGCCTCGTCTTTCCATTGAGGTCAAACATGTCACAGTGCTCTCTCCAATGATTAAATGGCAGCACTTGGTGttcatccctaatggcaccctattccctatatacaggcTTTGGGAATAGGATGCCGTTTGAGACGCAGACACAATAACTGGACCAGAAATTAGGCTACAGCAGGCATATTTGTCCTGGCTCACCCTGTCGCTGATTCAACATCCTTATACAGTAGCTTAGTGGGTTAACGAAGGAATAGTTGGAATTTTGTTACGAAAGGAAGAGGTTTACAGAGTTGTGATCTTGCATCAGTATTTCTTACAAGATTCCTCTCAGTACATGTAGCCTACTACCACCTGGGAGGGGAAAGTACTTACCAGATAAATGAAAGAGTTGTGTTGGTGTGCAAATGCCACATAATCTGGAGCTGCTGgcgttgtcccaaatggcaccctattccatatatagtgcactacttttcaccagaaccctactaaatagggaatagggtgacatttggggtGCCCCCTATCCTCAGGATGTAGTGTGGGAGGAGGAATTACAAGGAGCACTATGTGAAGCATTGAAACACAATAGTTAACCTTTGAAGTTATGTCATTATCATAACGAAAACCTTGCAGGGTTTGAATTTACTGCTCCATCtcacaaatcaaaatcaaatcaaatgtatttatatagcccttcgtacatcagctgatatctcaaagtgctgtacagaaacccagcctaaaaccccaaacagcaagcaatgcaggtgtagaagcacggtggctaggaaaaactccctagaaaggccaaaacctaggaagaaacctagagaggaaccaggctatgtggggtggccagtcctcttctggctgtgctgggtggagattataacagaacatggccaagatgttcaaatgttcataaaacgaccagcatggtcaaataataataatcacaggcagaacagttgaaactggagcagcagcacagccaggtggactggggacagcaaggagtcatcatgccaggtagtcctgaggcatggtccgagggctcaggtcctccgagagagagaaagaaagagagaattagagagagcatacttaaattcacacaggacaccgaataggacaggagaagtactccagatataacaaactgaccctagccccccgacacataaactactgcagcataaatactggaggctgagacaggaggggtcaggagacactgtggccccatccgatgatacccccggacagggccaaacaggaaggatataaccccacccactttgccaaagcatagcccccacaccactagagggatatctcacACTTGCTTCTAATTACACATTCTGAATGTACTATATTGTCCTACAGTATTAGTAatgcagaggtgtgtgtgtgtatatatattattattttaatttttttgtcAACCTTTAATTAATGTCGCTAACCCAGACCCAAATCTTTTGTGAATGCTGGCCTCTAGCCAGCTAACTTTTTGAGGACTCTCTAAAAACACAGCACTTCAATACAGCTATGACCGGAAGTGACttttcatagcaggttaggaaaTCATTTTTGCTAACCCTAGCCTTTTTCTAACTttaacctaattatcctaacctgctaaattaattctcctaacctgctgcgtaagttATCCTAACGGGAAAAATCACTTCCGGTCGTAGCTGTATCAAAGTGGCGTGTTATTAGGGAATGTTATATTTTTGTCTATCACCAGAGATGAACCTTTCATAAGCTCTTTTTAAAGCTTTCCTATCCCGTTGGTTCATGTGTTGCAGATGGAGGGGTATAGTCGTAAACTACGGGAGATAGAAACCCTGTTTACGGGCATGGAGAGTGGCAGTCTGCCAGTTAACGACGCCCAGATGGAGAAAGCCATCAGAACAGCAGAGGACATAGTCACAGACTTGCAGAGAAATGCACAGACACTCTCTGGTAAGTCATTCATAACTGGTTATACAACATAGAAGTGTCAGAGGATCACTCATTTTGCTAATGAATCAACATATATTAAAACAATTCAGGATGGTTATCAGGCatctgaaacatggtgaagcaaTGTCCATGCACTGTATCTCTGTCATACCCCAATGTATCACACTCAGTTTGTGACGCAATTGGTTTAGAAAGTGCGAGAGCAGATCTCATGTTGGTGGTTTGTTTTGTTCTATTGAATAGAATCCGAGAAAGACTTACAGGCCCGGCTCTCAGACATCAGTGCAACCCAGCTGAGTGAAGGCAGAGACATCCAGGCGATCTCCAACACCGTTGACAACATCAAGCTGCAGGACCAGAAGTACCAACGACAGGTATCTGATGTCCAGACACTCATCAGTGATGTGCGGCGCAAACTTGAAGAGGCAAGATTCAAC
The sequence above is a segment of the Oncorhynchus nerka isolate Pitt River linkage group LG20, Oner_Uvic_2.0, whole genome shotgun sequence genome. Coding sequences within it:
- the lamc2 gene encoding laminin subunit gamma-2 isoform X1 encodes the protein MRILIYLIPIRFSVTMMSSWIFLCGLSLCTWSSIQGTYRYGGSDICKCNGKSRYCLPDSGGLHCVDCQDNTEGRHCERCKEGFHHQRAGDSCVPCNCSSIGSVGAHCDSRGRCSCRAGTQGEKCDRCQNGTPISSNGCAANGGQLTDNSVTAQSLPCFCYGHSTECSTAKGYSVHTVTSNFDDGPEGWRAATVHGVTPSQVHFRWSPTHHDIEVISKDILPVYLHAPDSYLGNQKLSYGQNLSFSLRLDRGNRHPSMADVVLEGSGLSVAASLGDLRTIVPSGQKITYTFRLDEQQGSEWRPHLSSFQFQTLLHNLTDIKIRGTFGENGRGYLDDVRMESARRGAGSPAAWVQKCSCPVGYEGQFCEKCAAGYKRSSPSKGPYSSCEPCSCRGGSCDSETGDCYSADETPGRQICPPGYYNDPAQPQSCQKCPCPNGGACSVSPGSLEVKCDLCPPGTTGSHCHTCQDGFYGDPLGEDGIQRPCRRCQCNGHMDPNTVRSCDPQTGQCLKCLKHTTGFFCESCLEGYHHSMPSEACKPCGCNSQGSLYNKCSDQGQCSCREGFEGLKCQRSACPSCFNLVKTEMEGYSRKLREIETLFTGMESGSLPVNDAQMEKAIRTAEDIVTDLQRNAQTLSESEKDLQARLSDISATQLSEGRDIQAISNTVDNIKLQDQKYQRQVSDVQTLISDVRRKLEEARFNIKQAEFPLGDAGVGTDTLSSLVQRATDLAEKQQSKSETMDKTANGALAKSEKSLALMRSVMTGENKIKELISDLKTKYDENSAQVKAMESLATRLSSSARDESRMATGTLEQIASLEPGIPRPLKKDIDSVLAKLDGLRERVEKNLTAYQALQEDTQEDKAAVEDLLAQGKAAQQKYDKLLGRANHAKANTELALKDITDNIDGVDNALEMLRGFDGQINKNKALADEAIKKLPGINATIHQAVGNNSETLFIIGSVTGDYNDALGTVSSLEAVVSRLEGMSGSLPVPPAGLLKDATKLKEDVQGLQKQAVATVAKVAAEKANAEIQKDRAAEASIGATGAYNNAKHTRDAVGETLLVINNLLSMIGKPGSVDEERLGELEQSITSARGQVNLQLQPRLQDLEGKEASQRTRLTGLNLDIDMILDDIRNLEDIHANIPKGCFNSPPIERP
- the lamc2 gene encoding laminin subunit gamma-2 isoform X2 yields the protein MRILIYLIPIRFSVTMMSSWIFLCGLSLCTWSSIQGTYRYGGSDICKCNGKSRYCLPDSGGLHCVDCQDNTEGRHCERCKEGFHHQRAGDSCVPCNCSSIGSVGAHCDSRGRCSCRAGTQGEKCDRCQNGTPISSNGCAANGGQLTDNSVTAQSLPCFCYGHSTECSTAKGYSVHTVTSNFDDGPEGWRAATVHGVTPSQVHFRWSPTHHDIEVISKDILPVYLHAPDSYLGNQKLSYGQNLSFSLRLDRGNRHPSMADVVLEGSGLSVAASLGDLRTIVPSGQKITYTFRLDEQQGSEWRPHLSSFQFQTLLHNLTDIKIRGTFGENGRGYLDDVRMESARRGAGSPAAWVQKCSCPVGYEGQFCEKCAAGYKRSSPSKGPYSSCEPCSCRGGSCDSETGDCYSADETPGRQICPPGYYNDPAQPQSCQKCPCPNGGACSVSPGSLEVKCDLCPPGTTGSHCHTCQDGFYGDPLGEDGIQRPCRRCQCNGHMDPNTVRSCDPQTGQCLKCLKHTTGFFCESCLEGYHHSMPSEACKPCGCNSQGSLYNKCSDQGQCSCREGFEGLKCQRSACPSCFNLVKTEMEGYSRKLREIETLFTGMESGSLPVNDAQMEKAIRTAEDIVTDLQRNAQTLSESEKDLQARLSDISATQLSEGRDIQAISNTVDNIKLQDQKYQRQVSDVQTLISDVRRKLEEARFNIKQAEFPLGDAGVGTDTLSSLVQRATDLAEKQQSKSETMDKTANGALAKSEKSLALMRSVMTGENKIKELISDLKTKYDENSAQVKAMESLATRLSSSARDESRMATGTLEQIASLEPGIPRPLKDIDSVLAKLDGLRERVEKNLTAYQALQEDTQEDKAAVEDLLAQGKAAQQKYDKLLGRANHAKANTELALKDITDNIDGVDNALEMLRGFDGQINKNKALADEAIKKLPGINATIHQAVGNNSETLFIIGSVTGDYNDALGTVSSLEAVVSRLEGMSGSLPVPPAGLLKDATKLKEDVQGLQKQAVATVAKVAAEKANAEIQKDRAAEASIGATGAYNNAKHTRDAVGETLLVINNLLSMIGKPGSVDEERLGELEQSITSARGQVNLQLQPRLQDLEGKEASQRTRLTGLNLDIDMILDDIRNLEDIHANIPKGCFNSPPIERP